The DNA region CTCGGATATATCATTGTCATTTACGGATGCTGATCATGAGCATCGTGTAGATGTCAAAAGCCTGCTCGGAATGGCGCTTCTTCCCATTCGACACGGGAGTGTGGTGAGATTACAAACCCGGGGAAGAGATGAACTTGAAGCATTGGAATACATGCTAAACGTACTGGAGAAAGACATAACTTGAACTTTGAAATCTGTGCAGATCAGTGTGAATTGTAAAATAATTATCGTTTTTTCAATTCCGACTGGTACTTCGTCCAAAAAAAGAGTATAATAAAGTTTAGTTCTATTCTAGGAAGTACCCATATTAAAGGAGTGTAAATAGATTATGCCAAAAGCTGACATCCATCCCAAGACACAAACTGTAATTTTCTTCGATGCAAGTGCTGATTACAAATTCCTGAGTTCTTCGACTAAATTCTCGAACGAAACAATGGAATGGGAAGATGGCAACACTTACCCGGTAATCCGTGTGGACACTAGCTCCGCATCCCACCCATTCTTCACAGGTAAACAAAGAAACGTGGACATCGGTGGACGTGTTGATAAATTTAACCGTAAATACAACATCAAATAGTTTGTCCTACCATTACAAGAAAACCTCGGGGATTTATCCCCGGGGCTTTTTTGTGTTTTGCCTGCCTAATAACCCATAGTTAACATGAGATAGCTTTCGGTGTCCAGATCAGCGACGACAAATAAATAATTGCATACAATTATTGCGCTTACATATCAAACGGAGGTACACTAGGAAGCAGAGTGAAATCATACTTGAGGAGGAAATAGAGATGAGTAGCATCAAACATATGGTAACGTTTACACTTTACGCAGGCAAGGGTACACCTGAAGCTGAGGCATTTTTGAAAGAAAGTGCGGATGCACTGACGAAGATTCCAGGTGTGGAGCAATTTGAGGTACTGCGTCAGGTAAGCGAAAAGAACGAGTTTGATTACAGTTTCTCGATGGTCTTTGCCGATCAGGCTGCGTATGATGCCTATAATGATCACCCCGTTCACCGCAAGTATGTCGAAGAACGGTGGGAAAAGGAAGTTAGTCGCTTCCAGGAAATCGATCTGATTCCGCACGGAAAGTAATAAACCGATGGATCACCATGAATAAAACAGAATAATAGCCAAGTACCGAAATCGTTTTCCATCTTATTATGGAGTCCAATCTTTTTCGAATACTGCTTTCTTCATTGCTGAATTTCGTTAATACACATGTAGTATAAAGGAGGGGACCTATCCCTATGAAATTAGATCTTACAGGTAAAACGGCGCTGGTGACTGGAGCAACCGGCCAATTGGGAAGGGTTATCGCTCGTACGCTGGCAGACTGTGGTGCAAACCTCGCGCTGCATTACATAAATAATGAAACGAAGGCCAGAGAGCTTCAAAGCGAGATTGAAGCTCTCGGTCGGAAAACGGTCATTGTTCAGGGTGATATCACCAAACAAGAAACGGCATTTCAGATGCGTGATGTAATTCAATCCGGCCTCGGCGATGTGGATATTGTGGTTGCCAATGCGGTTATCCAATATGCCTGGACAACCGTGCTGGAACAATCACCGGATGATTATATAAGCCAGTTTGAATCTTGCGTGATGCAGAGTGTCTATCTTGCAAAAGCATTCATTCCAACGATGAAGGAAGCAAGAGCTGGTCGATTTATTGGAATCAATACGGAATGTGCGATGCAAAATTTTGCTACACAGTCTGCATATACGGCGGGAAAACGCGGGATGGACGGTTTGTACCGTGTGCTGGCGAAGGAGGTAGGCGAGTATCAGATTACGGTCAATCAGGTTGCGCCAGGATGGACAATCAGTGAACGTGATCGGACCAGTGAGCCGGGATATGATGAGGGTTATATTCAAACGGTGCCGCTGAAGCGCAGAGGTGAAGATCAGGAAATCGCCAATGCGGTAGCTTTTTTGGCATCCGATCTGTCCTCTTTTATCACTGGAGCTTATATCCCGGTCAGTGGCGGCAATGTGATGCCAGCTATCTAAATCTGCTGATGGATGTGCATGAATTCAAGTATGAAATAAAAGGGAATATAAATTATTGTAGAACCATGATCCGCTTGTCAGTCCATGACCAGCGGTTTTTTTGCATTTTATATATCTATAAATACATATGATTTGTTTCGGGTTTCAAAAGATTGGGGTATAAGAATAGGTATATTAACACGGTGGAAACCTAACTCAAAATAAGTAAAAAAAGGAGA from Paenibacillus sp. JNUCC-31 includes:
- a CDS encoding SDR family NAD(P)-dependent oxidoreductase, with translation MKLDLTGKTALVTGATGQLGRVIARTLADCGANLALHYINNETKARELQSEIEALGRKTVIVQGDITKQETAFQMRDVIQSGLGDVDIVVANAVIQYAWTTVLEQSPDDYISQFESCVMQSVYLAKAFIPTMKEARAGRFIGINTECAMQNFATQSAYTAGKRGMDGLYRVLAKEVGEYQITVNQVAPGWTISERDRTSEPGYDEGYIQTVPLKRRGEDQEIANAVAFLASDLSSFITGAYIPVSGGNVMPAI
- a CDS encoding Dabb family protein — its product is MSSIKHMVTFTLYAGKGTPEAEAFLKESADALTKIPGVEQFEVLRQVSEKNEFDYSFSMVFADQAAYDAYNDHPVHRKYVEERWEKEVSRFQEIDLIPHGK
- a CDS encoding HPr family phosphocarrier protein, giving the protein MIHSDFHRDDLMSVSSQAARFSSDISLSFTDADHEHRVDVKSLLGMALLPIRHGSVVRLQTRGRDELEALEYMLNVLEKDIT
- a CDS encoding type B 50S ribosomal protein L31, which produces MPKADIHPKTQTVIFFDASADYKFLSSSTKFSNETMEWEDGNTYPVIRVDTSSASHPFFTGKQRNVDIGGRVDKFNRKYNIK